One part of the Vicia villosa cultivar HV-30 ecotype Madison, WI unplaced genomic scaffold, Vvil1.0 ctg.002061F_1_1, whole genome shotgun sequence genome encodes these proteins:
- the LOC131637633 gene encoding xylose isomerase-like — protein MMMKFGKLSLLISFSVFCYVVIAIPETCPAANVGNCGDSDDWEGEFFPGISKIKYEGPLSKNPLSFKWYNAEEEVLGKKMKDWFRFSVAFWHTFRGIGGDPFGAPTKHWPWEDGTNSLRMAKRRMRANFEFINKLGVDFWCFHDRDIAPDAPTLEETNENLDEVVALAQELQIKGKKSVLWGTAQLFMHPRYMHGAATSSELEVYAYAAAQVKKAMEVTHYLGGENYVFWGGREGYQSLLNTNMERELNHLARFFEAAIAHKKKIGFNGTLLIEPKPQEPTKHQYDWDAATTANFLRKYGLIGEFKLNIECNHATLSGHSCHHELETARINGLLGNIDANTGDPQVGWDTDQFLVDIQEATMIMLSVIRNDGIAPGGFNFDAKLRRESTDVEDLFIAHIVGMDTMARGLKNAAKLVEDGSLAELVRKRYQSFDTEIGAQIEAGKADFDFLEKKTKEWGEPKVSSAKQELAEMIFQSAM, from the coding sequence ATGATGATGAAATTTGGGAAATTATCACTGTTGATTAGTTTCAGTGTTTTCTGTTATGTAGTGATTGCTATACCCGAGACTTGTCCTGCTGCTAATGTTGGTAATTGCGGTGATTCAGATGATTGGGAAGGGGAGTTTTTCCCTGGCATTTCCAAAATTAAATATGAGGGGCCTTTGAGTAAGAATCCACTTTCATTTAAATGGTATAATGCAGAAGAGGAAGTTCTTGGGAAGAAAATGAAGGATTGGTTCAGATTTAGTGTTGCATTTTGGCATACATTCCGTGGAATAGGTGGTGACCCATTCGGTGCACCTACCAAACATTGGCCATGGGAAGATGGTACCAATTCATTAAGAATGGCTAAAAGAAGGATGAGAGCGAATTTTGAGTTCATAAACAAACTTGGTGTGGACTTTTGGTGCTTTCACGATAGGGATATAGCACCTGATGCGCCGACTCTTGAGGAAACAAATGAAAACCTGGATGAAGTGGTGGCTCTTGCTCAAGAGCTTCAGATTAAGGGAAAAAAGAGTGTTTTGTGGGGAACAGCTCAGTTGTTCATGCATCCTCGCTATATGCATGGTGCTGCTACTAGTTCTGAGTTAGAGGTGTATGCATATGCTGCTGCTCAAGTGAAGAAAGCCATGGAGGTGACACATTATTTGGGAGGAGAAAATTATGTTTTTTGGGGCGGCCGTGAGGGTTACCAATCTCTTTTGAACACAAATATGGAACGAGAGCTTAATCACTTGGCTAGATTTTTTGAAGCTGCTATTGCACACAAAAAGAAGATTGGATTCAATGGAACACTTTTAATTGAACCAAAGCCACAAGAGCCTACAAAACACCAGTATGATTGGGATGCTGCAACTACAGCTAATTTCTTGCGAAAATATGGACTTATAGGGGAATTCAAACTTAACATTGAGTGCAACCATGCCACCCTATCTGGCCACAGTTGTCATCATGAGCTCGAAACTGCAAGAATTAATGGATTGTTGGGTAATATTGATGCAAATACTGGTGATCCTCAAGTTGGTTGGGACACGGATCAGTTTCTCGTAGATATCCAAGAGGCAACAATGATTATGCTCAGCGTTATCAGAAATGATGGAATTGCACCAGGCGGATTCAACTTTGATGCCAAATTAAGGAGAGAGAGCACAGATGTTGAAGACTTATTCATAGCTCATATTGTAGGAATGGATACAATGGCCCGAGGCCTCAAAAATGCTGCCAAGCTAGTTGAGGACGGTTCTCTGGCCGAGCTTGTCCGCAAGCGATATCAAAGTTTTGATACAGAAATTGGGGCTCAAATAGAGGCTGGAAAAGCTGACTTTGATTTCCTTGAAAAGAAGACCAAGGAATGGGGAGAGCCAAAGGTTTCTTCTGCAAAACAGGAGCTAGCTGAGATGATCTTCCAGTCTGCTATGTAA
- the LOC131637657 gene encoding uncharacterized protein LOC131637657, whose product MEHCNAVIAHAKPRLQLSKNEEEQDVDPTQYRRLIRLLRYLCNTRPNLALSISIASKFIERPKEMCSNEGGAVMVLVDNIFAISLAKNSIAHGRSKHIEMRFHYLKELVSEVKLRLRYCRSEDQVGDLLIKGVTNDVFKRLKMSMSMKDLEHLN is encoded by the exons ATGGAGCATTGTAATGCTGTCATTGCACATGCTAAACCAAGGTTACAGCTGTCAAAGAATGAAGAGGAGCAAGACGTAGACCCAACTCAATATAGAAGGTTGATTAGATTATTACGTTACTTGTGCAATACGCGACCAAATTTGGCATTAAGTATCAGTATTGCGAGTAAATTCATAGAGAGACCGAAG gagaTGTGCAGCAATGAGGGCGGGGCTGTTATGGTCTTGGTTGACAATATTTTTGCTATTAGTCTTGCTAAGAACTCAATTGCACATGGGAGGAGCAAACACATTGAAATGAGGTTTCACTACTTGAAGGAGCTTGTTAGTGAAGTAAAGTTAAGATTGAGATATTGTAGAAGTGAAGACCAAGTTGGTGATTTGCTGATTAAGGGAGTCACTAATGATGTGttcaaaaggttgaagatgagcatGAGCATGAAAGACTTAGAGcacttgaattaa
- the LOC131637643 gene encoding brassinosteroid-responsive RING protein 1-like, giving the protein MGFPTDVMLPTVFMQFLSVLASIRKLLTLFFCYFGFESDFSFPETTPEPRLLIREILPAVKFSELELAVVECSQDGCAVCLYEFKAEDEIQRLTNCRHIFHKNCLDRWMGYYHTTCPLCRTTFLPRHMQDT; this is encoded by the coding sequence ATGGGGTTTCCAACAGACGTTATGTTGCCAACGGTTTTTATGCAGTTTCTTTCAGTATTAGCTTCCATCAGAAAACTCCTTACTCTCTTTTTCTGTTATTTCGGTTTCGAATCCGACTTTTCCTTTCCTGAAACTACGCCTGAACCCCGGCTGCTCATCAGAGAAATCCTTCCGGCGGTGAAATTCTCAGAGCTGGAGCTGGCAGTGGTAGAATGCTCACAGGATGGCTGTGCCGTCTGCCTTTACGAGTTCAAGGCGGAAGATGAGATCCAACGGCTCACAAACTGCCGTCACATCTTCCATAAAAACTGCCTCGACCGTTGGATGGGATACTATCATACGACATGTCCTTTGTGCCGCACAACTTTCCTACCGCGTCACATGCAAGATACATGA